Proteins from one Escherichia coli genomic window:
- the livK gene encoding high-affinity branched-chain amino acid ABC transporter substrate-binding protein LivK: MKRNAKTIIAGMIALTISHTAMADDIKVAVVGAMSGPIAQWGDMEFNGARQAIKDINAKGGIKGDKLVGVEYDDACDPKQAVAVANKIVNDGIKYVIGHLCSSSTQPASDIYEDEGILMISPGATNPELTQRGYQHIMRTAGLDSSQGPTAAKYILETVKPQRIAIIHDKQQYGEGLARSVQDGLKAANANVVFFDGITAGEKDFSALIARLKKENIDFVYYGGYYPEMGQMLRQARSVGLKTQFMGPEGVGNASLSNIAGDAAEGMLVTMPKRYDQDPANKGIVDALKADKKDPSGPYVWITYAAVQSLATALERTGSDEPLALVKDLKANGANTVIGPLNWDEKGDLKGFDFGVFQWHADGSSTAAK; the protein is encoded by the coding sequence ATGAAACGGAATGCGAAAACTATCATCGCAGGGATGATTGCACTGACAATTTCACACACCGCTATGGCCGACGATATTAAAGTTGCCGTTGTCGGCGCGATGTCCGGTCCGATTGCCCAGTGGGGCGATATGGAATTTAACGGCGCGCGTCAGGCGATTAAAGACATTAATGCCAAGGGGGGAATTAAGGGCGATAAGCTGGTGGGCGTGGAATATGACGACGCCTGCGACCCGAAACAAGCCGTTGCGGTCGCCAACAAAATCGTTAACGACGGCATTAAATACGTTATTGGTCATCTGTGTTCTTCTTCTACCCAACCTGCATCAGATATCTACGAAGATGAAGGTATTTTGATGATCTCGCCGGGGGCGACCAACCCGGAGCTGACTCAACGCGGTTATCAACACATCATGCGTACTGCCGGGCTGGACTCTTCCCAGGGGCCAACAGCGGCAAAATACATTCTTGAGACGGTGAAGCCCCAGCGCATCGCCATCATTCACGACAAACAACAGTATGGCGAAGGGCTGGCGCGTTCGGTGCAGGACGGATTGAAAGCAGCCAATGCCAACGTCGTCTTCTTCGACGGCATTACCGCTGGTGAGAAAGATTTCTCCGCGCTGATCGCCCGCCTGAAAAAAGAAAATATCGACTTCGTTTACTACGGCGGTTACTACCCGGAAATGGGGCAGATGCTGCGCCAGGCCCGTTCCGTTGGCCTGAAAACTCAGTTTATGGGGCCGGAAGGGGTGGGTAATGCGTCGCTGTCGAACATTGCTGGTGATGCCGCCGAAGGTATGTTGGTCACTATGCCAAAACGCTATGACCAGGACCCGGCAAACAAAGGCATCGTTGATGCGCTGAAAGCAGACAAGAAAGATCCGTCCGGACCTTATGTCTGGATCACCTACGCGGCGGTGCAATCTCTGGCGACTGCCCTTGAGCGTACCGGCAGCGATGAGCCGCTGGCGCTGGTGAAAGATTTAAAAGCTAACGGTGCAAACACCGTGATTGGGCCGCTGAACTGGGATGAAAAAGGCGATCTTAAGGGATTTGATTTTGGTGTCTTCCAGTGGCACGCCGACGGTTCATCGACGGCAGCCAAGTGA
- the livM gene encoding branched chain amino acid ABC transporter permease LivM: protein MKPMHIAMALLSAAMFFVLAGVFMGVQLELDGTKLVVDTASDIRWQWVFIGTAVVFFFQLVRPAFQKGLKSVSGPKFILPAIDGSTVKQKLFLVVLLVLAVAWPFMVSRGTVDIATLTMIYIILGLGLNVVVGLSGLLVLGYGGFYAIGAYTFALLNHYYGLGFWTCLPIAGLMAAAAGFLLGFPVLRLRGDYLAIVTLGFGEIVRILLLNNTEITGGPNGISQIPKPTLFGLEFSRTAREGGWDTFSNFFGLKYDPSDRVIFLYLVALLLVVLSLFVINRLLRMPLGRAWEALREDEIACRSLGLSPRRIKLTAFTISAAFAGFAGTLFAARQGFVSPESFTFAESAFVLAIVVLGGMGSQFAVILAAILLVVSRELMRDFNEYSMLMLGGLMVLMMIWRPQGLLPMTRPQLKLKNGAAKGEQA, encoded by the coding sequence ATGAAACCGATGCATATTGCAATGGCGCTGCTCTCTGCAGCCATGTTCTTTGTTCTCGCGGGCGTCTTTATGGGTGTGCAACTGGAGCTGGACGGCACCAAACTGGTGGTCGATACGGCTTCAGACATCCGATGGCAGTGGGTGTTTATTGGCACTGCGGTGGTCTTTTTCTTCCAGCTTGTGCGACCTGCGTTTCAGAAAGGATTGAAAAGCGTTTCCGGGCCGAAGTTTATTCTGCCCGCGATTGATGGCTCCACGGTGAAGCAAAAGCTGTTCCTCGTCGTACTGTTGGTGCTTGCGGTGGCGTGGCCGTTTATGGTGTCGCGCGGGACGGTGGATATCGCCACCCTGACTATGATCTACATTATCCTCGGCCTCGGGCTGAACGTGGTGGTGGGGCTGTCTGGCTTACTGGTACTGGGTTACGGTGGTTTTTACGCCATCGGCGCTTACACCTTTGCCTTGCTCAATCACTATTACGGTCTGGGCTTCTGGACCTGTTTGCCGATTGCCGGGTTGATGGCGGCGGCAGCGGGCTTCCTGCTCGGCTTCCCGGTGTTGCGTTTACGTGGCGACTATCTGGCGATCGTTACCCTCGGTTTCGGCGAGATTGTGCGCATATTGCTGCTCAATAACACGGAAATCACCGGCGGTCCGAACGGAATTAGTCAGATCCCGAAACCGACACTCTTCGGACTCGAGTTCAGCCGCACCGCCCGCGAAGGCGGCTGGGATACGTTCAGCAATTTCTTTGGCCTGAAATACGACCCGTCCGATCGCGTCATCTTCCTCTACCTGGTGGCGTTACTGCTGGTGGTACTAAGCCTGTTTGTCATTAATCGCTTACTGCGGATGCCGCTGGGCCGCGCCTGGGAAGCGTTGCGTGAAGATGAAATCGCCTGTCGTTCGCTGGGCTTAAGTCCGCGTCGTATCAAGCTGACCGCTTTTACCATCAGTGCCGCGTTTGCGGGTTTTGCCGGAACGCTGTTCGCGGCACGTCAGGGATTTGTCAGCCCGGAATCCTTCACCTTTGCCGAATCGGCGTTTGTGCTGGCGATAGTGGTGCTCGGTGGTATGGGCTCGCAATTTGCGGTGATTCTGGCGGCAATTTTGCTGGTGGTGTCGCGAGAGTTGATGCGTGATTTCAACGAATACAGCATGTTAATGCTCGGTGGTTTGATGGTGCTGATGATGATCTGGCGTCCGCAGGGCTTGCTGCCCATGACGCGCCCGCAACTCAAGCTGAAAAACGGCGCAGCGAAAGGAGAGCAGGCATGA
- the ftsX gene encoding permease-like cell division protein FtsX, with the protein MNKRDAINHIRQFGGRLDRFRKSVGGSGDGGRNAPKRAKSSPKPVNRKTNVFNEQVRYAFHGALQDLKSKPFATFLTVMVIAISLTLPSVCYMVYKNVNQAATQYYPSPQITVYLQKTLDDDAAAGVVAQLQAEQGVEKVNYLSREDALGEFRNWSGFGGALDMLEENPLPAVAVVIPKLDFQGTESLNTLRDRITQINGIDEVRMDDSWFARLAALTGLVGRVSAMIGVLMVAAVFLVIGNSVRLSIFARRDSINVQKLIGATDGFILRPFLYGGALLGFSGALLSLILSEILVLRLSSAVAEVAQVFGTKFDINGLSFDECLLLLLVCSMIGWVAAWLATVQHLRHFTPE; encoded by the coding sequence ATGAATAAGCGCGATGCAATCAATCATATCCGGCAGTTTGGCGGGCGTCTGGATCGCTTCCGTAAATCGGTCGGCGGCTCTGGTGACGGCGGTCGTAATGCGCCAAAACGGGCGAAATCCTCGCCAAAACCGGTAAATCGCAAAACCAACGTTTTCAACGAACAGGTGCGCTATGCCTTCCACGGCGCATTGCAGGATCTGAAAAGTAAACCGTTCGCCACGTTTTTAACGGTGATGGTTATCGCCATCTCCCTGACGCTGCCCAGCGTCTGTTATATGGTGTACAAAAACGTTAACCAGGCGGCGACGCAGTATTATCCGTCACCGCAAATCACTGTTTATCTGCAAAAAACGCTGGATGATGACGCCGCTGCGGGTGTGGTGGCACAGTTGCAGGCCGAGCAAGGCGTAGAGAAAGTAAACTATCTTTCTCGTGAAGACGCACTGGGCGAGTTCCGTAACTGGTCTGGTTTTGGTGGTGCGCTGGATATGCTGGAAGAAAACCCGCTTCCGGCAGTGGCGGTGGTAATCCCGAAACTCGATTTTCAGGGGACCGAGTCACTGAATACCTTGCGCGATCGTATCACCCAGATCAACGGCATTGACGAAGTGCGAATGGATGACAGCTGGTTTGCCCGTCTGGCGGCGTTGACCGGGCTGGTCGGGCGCGTTTCGGCAATGATCGGCGTATTGATGGTGGCGGCAGTGTTCCTCGTCATCGGTAACAGTGTGCGTCTGAGCATCTTTGCTCGCCGTGACTCCATTAACGTACAGAAACTGATTGGTGCGACAGATGGTTTCATCCTGCGCCCATTCCTGTACGGTGGCGCATTGCTGGGATTTTCTGGCGCATTGCTGTCATTAATTTTGTCGGAAATTCTGGTCCTGCGTTTGTCTTCGGCGGTTGCGGAAGTGGCACAGGTTTTCGGAACGAAGTTTGATATCAATGGCTTATCTTTCGATGAATGTCTGCTTTTGCTGCTGGTGTGTTCGATGATTGGCTGGGTGGCAGCCTGGCTTGCCACGGTACAACATTTACGCCACTTTACGCCTGAATAA
- the ugpB gene encoding sn-glycerol-3-phosphate ABC transporter substrate-binding protein UgpB has protein sequence MKPLHYTASALALGLALMGNAQAVTTIPFWHSMEGELGKEVDSLAQRFNAENPDYKIVPTYKGNYEQNLSAGIAAFRTGNAPAILQVYEVGTATMMASKAIKPVYDVFKEAGIQFDESQFVPTVSGYYSDSKTGHLLSQPFNSSTPVLYYNKDAFKKAGLDPEQPPKTWQDLADYAAKLKASGMKCGYASGWQGWIQLENFSAWNGLPFASKNNGFDGTDAVLEFNKPEQVKHIAMLEEMNKKGDFSYVGRKDESTEKFYNGDCAMTTASSGSLANIREYAKFNYGVGMMPYDADAKDAPQNAIIGGASLWVMQGKDKETYTGVAKFLDFLAKPENAAEWHQKTGYLPITKAAYDLTREQGFYEKNPGADTATRQMLNKPPLPFTKGLRLGNMPQIRVIVDEELESVWTGKKTPQQALDTAVERGNQLLRRFEQSTKS, from the coding sequence ATGAAACCGTTACATTATACAGCTTCAGCACTGGCGCTCGGACTGGCGTTAATGGGGAATGCACAGGCAGTGACGACCATTCCGTTCTGGCATTCTATGGAAGGGGAACTGGGTAAAGAGGTGGATTCTCTTGCCCAACGTTTTAACGCCGAAAACCCGGATTACAAAATTGTACCGACCTATAAAGGCAACTACGAACAGAATTTAAGCGCGGGGATTGCCGCATTTCGTACCGGCAACGCGCCGGCTATTTTGCAGGTTTATGAAGTTGGCACCGCCACCATGATGGCGTCGAAAGCCATTAAACCGGTGTATGACGTGTTTAAAGAAGCGGGGATTCAATTCGATGAGTCGCAGTTTGTGCCGACGGTTTCAGGCTACTACTCCGACAGCAAAACCGGTCACTTACTCTCCCAGCCGTTCAACAGCTCGACTCCCGTTCTCTATTACAACAAAGATGCTTTCAAGAAAGCGGGATTAGACCCGGAACAGCCGCCGAAAACCTGGCAGGATCTGGCAGACTATGCCGCGAAACTGAAAGCCTCCGGTATGAAGTGCGGCTACGCCAGCGGCTGGCAGGGCTGGATCCAACTGGAAAACTTTAGCGCCTGGAACGGTCTGCCGTTTGCCAGCAAAAACAACGGCTTTGACGGCACGGACGCGGTGCTTGAGTTCAACAAGCCGGAGCAGGTGAAACACATCGCCATGCTCGAAGAGATGAACAAGAAGGGCGATTTCAGCTACGTCGGGCGTAAGGATGAATCCACCGAGAAGTTCTATAACGGTGATTGCGCGATGACGACCGCTTCTTCCGGTTCTCTTGCCAACATTCGCGAGTACGCCAAATTTAACTACGGTGTAGGCATGATGCCGTACGACGCCGATGCGAAAGATGCGCCACAAAACGCCATTATCGGCGGGGCCAGCCTGTGGGTGATGCAGGGCAAAGATAAAGAAACTTACACCGGCGTGGCGAAGTTCCTCGACTTCCTCGCGAAGCCAGAAAACGCTGCCGAGTGGCATCAGAAAACCGGTTATCTGCCAATCACCAAAGCGGCGTATGACCTGACCCGTGAGCAGGGCTTTTACGAGAAAAACCCCGGGGCGGATACCGCGACGCGTCAGATGCTGAACAAGCCGCCGTTGCCGTTCACCAAAGGGCTGCGTCTGGGCAATATGCCGCAGATCCGCGTGATTGTGGATGAAGAGCTGGAAAGCGTGTGGACTGGTAAGAAGACGCCACAGCAGGCGCTGGATACCGCTGTTGAGCGTGGGAACCAGTTACTGCGCCGCTTTGAGCAGTCTACGAAGTCTTAA
- the livG gene encoding high-affinity branched-chain amino acid ABC transporter ATP-binding protein LivG, which translates to MSQPLLSVNGLMMRFGGLLAVNNVNLELYPQEIVSLIGPNGAGKTTVFNCLTGFYKPTGGTILLRDQHLEGLPGQQIARMGVVRTFQHVRLFREMTVIENLLVAQHQQLKTGLFSGLLKTPSFRRAQSEALDRAATWLERIGLLEHANRQASNLAYGDQRRLEIARCMVTQPEILMLDEPAAGLNPKETKELDELIAELRNHHNTTILLIEHDMKLVMGISDRIYVVNQGTPLANGTPEQIRNNPDVIRAYLGEA; encoded by the coding sequence ATGAGTCAGCCATTATTATCTGTTAACGGCCTGATGATGCGCTTCGGCGGCCTGCTGGCGGTGAATAACGTCAATCTTGAACTGTACCCGCAGGAGATCGTCTCGTTAATCGGCCCTAACGGTGCCGGAAAAACCACGGTTTTTAACTGCCTGACCGGTTTCTACAAACCCACCGGTGGCACTATTTTACTGCGCGATCAGCATCTGGAAGGTTTGCCCGGCCAGCAAATCGCCCGCATGGGCGTGGTGCGCACCTTCCAGCATGTGCGTCTGTTCCGTGAAATGACGGTGATTGAAAACCTGCTGGTGGCGCAGCATCAGCAACTGAAAACCGGGCTGTTCTCTGGCCTGTTGAAAACGCCATCCTTCCGTCGCGCCCAAAGTGAAGCGCTCGACCGCGCCGCTACCTGGCTTGAGCGCATTGGTTTGTTGGAACATGCCAACCGTCAGGCGAGTAACCTGGCCTATGGTGACCAGCGCCGTCTGGAGATTGCCCGCTGCATGGTAACGCAGCCGGAGATTTTAATGCTCGACGAACCGGCAGCAGGTCTTAACCCGAAAGAGACGAAAGAGCTGGATGAGCTGATTGCCGAACTGCGTAACCATCACAACACCACTATCTTGTTGATTGAACACGATATGAAACTGGTGATGGGGATTTCAGACAGAATTTACGTGGTCAATCAGGGGACGCCACTGGCAAACGGTACGCCTGAGCAAATCCGTAATAACCCGGACGTGATCCGTGCCTATTTAGGTGAGGCATAA
- a CDS encoding tetratricopeptide repeat protein yields the protein MHYAVVVMLELLCCIHAYRSGQERYWIFIIFCFPVIGCVAYFVMVMLPETGADRHGRTLLMRLQDKISPERHLHNLTEELAIAETNQNHYALANELARLGRYHEAVPHYQQALSGIFAHEAVMMLSLAQAQFAIQEFTACQQTLEDVMRYNPDFQSADGHLLFARALAAQEKYADAESEFEVLISYYPGPQARIFYAEMLAKMSRLREANEQYVAVVDTAKRSRPHYRKHHREWIKTANDRLKQSIVR from the coding sequence ATGCATTATGCCGTTGTCGTCATGCTTGAACTGCTTTGCTGTATTCACGCTTATCGCTCCGGACAAGAGCGATACTGGATTTTTATTATCTTCTGTTTTCCGGTGATTGGCTGCGTGGCGTATTTCGTCATGGTTATGCTGCCTGAAACGGGCGCTGACCGTCACGGGCGTACTTTGCTGATGCGCCTGCAGGACAAAATCAGCCCGGAACGCCACCTGCACAATTTAACCGAAGAGCTGGCGATTGCCGAGACCAATCAAAACCATTATGCGTTAGCTAACGAACTGGCGCGCCTTGGGCGTTATCACGAAGCCGTTCCCCATTATCAGCAGGCGTTAAGCGGAATTTTCGCCCATGAAGCGGTAATGATGTTAAGCCTGGCGCAGGCGCAATTTGCTATTCAGGAGTTCACCGCCTGTCAGCAGACGCTGGAAGATGTGATGCGTTATAACCCCGATTTTCAGTCGGCAGACGGGCATTTGTTATTTGCCAGAGCGTTAGCCGCCCAGGAGAAATACGCTGACGCAGAAAGCGAGTTTGAAGTATTGATTTCTTATTACCCCGGCCCTCAGGCACGTATTTTCTATGCGGAAATGCTGGCGAAAATGAGTCGGTTGCGTGAAGCCAACGAGCAGTATGTTGCTGTGGTTGATACGGCTAAACGCTCAAGACCTCATTATAGAAAACACCACCGGGAATGGATTAAGACCGCCAATGACCGGCTGAAGCAGAGTATTGTTCGATAG
- the rpoH gene encoding RNA polymerase sigma factor RpoH, protein MTDKMQSLALAPVGNLDSYIRAANAWPMLSADEERALAEKLHYHGDLEAAKTLILSHLRFVVHIARNYAGYGLPQADLIQEGNIGLMKAVRRFNPEVGVRLVSFAVHWIKAEIHEYVLRNWRIVKVATTKAQRKLFFNLRKTKQRLGWFNQDEVEMVARELGVTSKDVREMESRMAAQDMTFDLSSDDDSDSQPMAPVLYLQDKSSNFADGIEDDNWEEQAANRLTDAMQGLDERSQDIIRARWLDEDNKSTLQELADRYGVSAERVRQLEKNAMKKLRAAIEA, encoded by the coding sequence ATGACTGACAAAATGCAAAGTTTAGCTTTAGCCCCAGTTGGCAACCTGGATTCCTACATCCGGGCAGCTAACGCGTGGCCGATGTTGTCGGCTGACGAGGAGCGGGCGCTGGCTGAAAAGCTGCATTACCATGGCGATCTGGAAGCAGCTAAAACGCTGATCCTGTCTCACCTGCGGTTTGTTGTTCATATTGCTCGTAATTATGCGGGCTATGGCCTGCCACAGGCGGATTTGATTCAGGAAGGTAACATCGGCCTGATGAAAGCAGTGCGCCGTTTTAACCCGGAAGTGGGTGTGCGCCTGGTCTCCTTCGCCGTTCACTGGATCAAAGCAGAGATCCACGAATACGTTCTGCGCAACTGGCGTATCGTCAAAGTTGCGACCACCAAAGCGCAGCGCAAACTGTTCTTCAACCTGCGTAAAACCAAGCAGCGTCTGGGCTGGTTTAATCAGGATGAAGTCGAAATGGTGGCCCGTGAACTGGGCGTAACCAGCAAAGACGTACGTGAGATGGAATCGCGTATGGCGGCACAGGACATGACCTTTGACCTGTCTTCCGATGACGATTCCGACAGCCAGCCGATGGCTCCGGTGCTTTATCTGCAGGATAAATCGTCCAACTTTGCCGACGGCATTGAAGATGATAACTGGGAAGAGCAGGCGGCAAACCGTCTGACCGACGCGATGCAGGGCCTGGATGAGCGTAGCCAGGACATTATCCGCGCACGCTGGTTGGACGAAGACAACAAGTCCACGTTGCAGGAACTGGCTGACCGTTACGGTGTTTCCGCTGAGCGTGTGCGCCAGCTGGAAAAGAACGCGATGAAAAAACTTCGCGCTGCTATTGAAGCGTAA
- the livH gene encoding high-affinity branched-chain amino acid ABC transporter permease LivH, which yields MSEQFLYFLQQMFNGVTLGSTYALIAIGYTMVYGIIGMINFAHGEVYMIGSYVSFMIIAALMMLGIDSGWLLVAAGFVGAIVIASAYGWSIERVAYRPVRNSKRLIALISAIGMSIFLQNYVSLTEGSRDVALPSLFNGQWVVGHSENFSASITTMQAVIWIVTFLAMLALTIFIRYSRMGRACRACAEDLKMASLLGINTDRVIALTFVIGAAMAAVAGVLLGQFYGVINPYIGFMAGMKAFTAAVLGGIGSIPGAMIGGLILGIAEALSSAYLSTEYKDVVSFALLILVLLVMPTGILGRPEVEKV from the coding sequence ATGTCTGAGCAGTTTTTGTATTTCTTGCAGCAGATGTTTAACGGCGTCACGCTGGGCAGTACCTACGCGCTGATAGCCATCGGCTACACCATGGTTTACGGCATTATCGGCATGATCAACTTCGCCCACGGCGAGGTTTATATGATCGGCAGCTACGTCTCTTTTATGATCATCGCCGCACTGATGATGCTGGGCATTGATAGCGGCTGGCTGCTGGTGGCGGCGGGATTCGTCGGCGCAATCGTCATTGCCAGCGCCTATGGCTGGAGTATCGAACGTGTGGCTTACCGCCCGGTGCGTAACTCTAAGCGCCTGATTGCGCTCATCTCGGCAATCGGCATGTCTATCTTCCTGCAAAACTACGTCAGCCTGACCGAAGGTTCGCGCGACGTGGCGCTACCCAGCCTGTTTAACGGTCAGTGGGTTGTGGGCCATAGTGAAAACTTCTCTGCCTCTATTACCACCATGCAGGCGGTGATCTGGATTGTTACCTTCCTTGCCATGCTGGCGCTGACAATTTTCATCCGCTATTCCCGCATGGGGCGCGCCTGTCGTGCCTGCGCGGAAGACCTGAAAATGGCGAGCCTGCTTGGCATCAACACTGACCGGGTGATTGCGCTGACCTTTGTGATTGGCGCGGCGATGGCGGCGGTGGCAGGTGTGCTGCTCGGTCAGTTCTATGGCGTAATTAACCCCTACATCGGCTTTATGGCCGGGATGAAAGCCTTTACTGCTGCGGTGCTCGGTGGGATTGGCAGTATTCCGGGAGCGATGATTGGCGGCCTGATCCTGGGGATTGCGGAAGCGCTCTCTTCTGCCTATCTGAGTACGGAATATAAGGATGTGGTTTCATTTGCCCTGCTGATTCTGGTACTGCTGGTGATGCCGACCGGTATTCTGGGTCGCCCGGAGGTAGAGAAAGTATGA
- the livF gene encoding high-affinity branched-chain amino acid ABC transporter ATP-binding protein LivF, which produces MEKVMLSFDKVSAHYGKIQALHEVSLHINQGEIVTLIGANGAGKTTLLGTLCGDPRATSGRIVFDDKDITDWQTAKIMREAVAIVPEGRRVFSRMTVEENLAMGGFFAERDQFQERIKWVYELFPRLHERRVQRAGTMSGGEQQMLAIGRALMSNPRLLLLDEPSLGLAPIIIQQIFDTIEQLREQGMTIFLVEQNANQALKLADRGYVLENGHVVLSDTGDALLANEAVRSAYLGG; this is translated from the coding sequence ATGGAAAAAGTCATGTTGTCCTTTGACAAAGTCAGCGCCCACTACGGCAAAATCCAGGCGCTGCATGAGGTGAGCCTGCATATCAATCAGGGCGAAATTGTCACGCTGATTGGCGCGAATGGTGCGGGAAAAACCACCTTGCTCGGCACGTTATGCGGCGACCCGCGTGCCACCAGCGGGCGAATTGTGTTTGATGATAAAGACATTACCGACTGGCAGACGGCGAAAATCATGCGCGAAGCGGTGGCGATTGTCCCGGAAGGACGTCGCGTCTTCTCACGCATGACGGTGGAAGAGAATCTGGCGATGGGCGGCTTTTTTGCTGAACGCGACCAGTTCCAGGAGCGCATAAAGTGGGTCTATGAACTGTTTCCACGTCTGCATGAGCGCCGTGTTCAGCGGGCAGGCACCATGTCCGGCGGTGAGCAGCAGATGCTGGCGATTGGTCGCGCGCTGATGAGCAACCCGCGTTTGCTACTGCTTGATGAGCCATCGCTCGGGCTGGCACCGATTATCATCCAGCAAATTTTCGACACCATCGAACAACTGCGCGAGCAGGGGATGACCATCTTCCTCGTCGAGCAGAACGCCAACCAGGCGCTGAAGCTCGCTGATCGCGGCTACGTGCTGGAAAACGGTCATGTGGTGCTCTCCGATACCGGCGATGCGCTGCTGGCAAACGAAGCGGTGAGAAGTGCGTATTTAGGCGGGTAA
- the livJ gene encoding branched chain amino acid ABC transporter substrate-binding protein LivJ gives MNIKGKALLAGCIALAFSNMALAEDIKVAVVGAMSGPVAQYGDQEFTGAEQAVADINAKGGVKGNKLQIVKYDDACDPKQAVAVANKVVNDGIKYVIGHLCSSSTQPASDIYEDEGILMITPAATAPELTARGYQLILRTTGLDSDQGPTAAKYILEKVKPQRIAIVHDKQQYGEGLARAVQDGLKKGNANVVFFDGITAGEKDFSTLVARLKKENIDFVYYGGYHPEMGQILRQARAAGLKTQFMGPEGVANVSLSNIAGESAEGLLVTKPKNYDQVPANKPIVDAIKAKKQDPSGAFVWTTYAALQSLQAGLNQSDDPAEIAKYLKANSVDTVMGPLTWDEKGDLKGFEFGVFDWHANGTATDAK, from the coding sequence ATGAATATAAAGGGTAAAGCGTTACTGGCAGGATGTATCGCGCTGGCATTCAGCAATATGGCTCTGGCAGAAGATATTAAAGTCGCGGTCGTGGGCGCAATGTCCGGTCCGGTGGCCCAGTATGGCGACCAGGAGTTTACTGGCGCAGAGCAGGCAGTTGCGGATATTAACGCTAAAGGCGGCGTGAAAGGCAACAAACTGCAAATCGTAAAATATGACGATGCCTGTGACCCGAAACAGGCGGTCGCGGTGGCGAACAAAGTCGTTAACGACGGCATTAAATATGTCATTGGCCACCTCTGTTCTTCATCAACGCAGCCAGCGTCTGACATCTACGAAGACGAAGGCATTTTAATGATCACCCCAGCGGCAACCGCGCCAGAGCTGACCGCCCGTGGCTATCAGCTGATCCTGCGCACCACCGGTCTGGACTCCGACCAGGGGCCGACGGCGGCGAAATATATTCTTGAGAAGGTGAAACCGCAGCGTATTGCTATCGTCCACGACAAACAGCAATACGGCGAAGGTCTGGCGCGAGCGGTGCAGGACGGCCTTAAGAAAGGCAATGCTAACGTGGTGTTCTTTGATGGCATCACCGCCGGGGAAAAAGATTTCTCAACGCTGGTGGCGCGTCTGAAAAAAGAGAATATCGACTTCGTTTACTACGGCGGTTATCACCCGGAAATGGGGCAGATCCTGCGTCAGGCACGCGCGGCAGGGCTGAAAACTCAGTTTATGGGGCCGGAAGGCGTGGCTAACGTCTCGCTGTCTAACATTGCGGGCGAATCAGCGGAAGGGCTGCTGGTAACCAAGCCGAAGAACTACGATCAGGTTCCGGCGAACAAACCAATTGTTGACGCGATCAAAGCGAAAAAACAGGACCCAAGCGGCGCGTTCGTCTGGACCACCTACGCCGCGCTGCAATCTTTGCAGGCGGGCCTGAATCAGTCTGACGATCCGGCTGAAATCGCCAAATACCTGAAAGCGAACTCCGTGGATACCGTGATGGGGCCGCTGACCTGGGATGAGAAAGGCGATCTGAAAGGCTTTGAGTTCGGCGTATTTGACTGGCACGCCAACGGCACGGCGACCGATGCGAAGTAA
- the panM gene encoding aspartate 1-decarboxylase autocleavage activator PanM, whose product MKLTIIRLEHFSDQDRIDLQKIWPEYSSSSLQVDDNHRIYAARFNERLLAAVRVTLNGTEGALDSLRVREVTRRRGVGQYLLEEVLRNNPGVSGWWMADAGVEDRGVMTAFMQALGFTAQQGGWEKR is encoded by the coding sequence ATGAAGCTGACCATCATTCGATTAGAACACTTTAGCGACCAGGACCGGATTGATCTGCAAAAGATCTGGCCGGAGTATTCATCTTCCTCTTTACAGGTTGACGATAACCACCGCATCTACGCCGCGCGTTTTAACGAGCGCCTGCTCGCGGCCGTGCGGGTAACCTTAAACGGCACCGAGGGGGCACTGGATTCCCTGCGCGTGCGGGAAGTCACCCGACGTCGCGGTGTGGGGCAATATCTGCTGGAAGAGGTTTTGCGTAACAATCCTGGCGTTTCAGGCTGGTGGATGGCGGATGCAGGCGTGGAAGATCGCGGCGTGATGACGGCGTTTATGCAGGCGCTGGGGTTTACGGCACAACAGGGCGGCTGGGAGAAGCGTTAA